A genome region from Littorina saxatilis isolate snail1 linkage group LG16, US_GU_Lsax_2.0, whole genome shotgun sequence includes the following:
- the LOC138950384 gene encoding vertnin-like: protein MDSSAIFATLQSFRDFETLQHAAVGLHDKLRPVTMRQLQGHSLRVDAISKDLYPSDGPNFTPFSIYGDGNCLPRCCSLLAYGTEEHHLEMRVRIVIELAVNKAHYLSYPVARFCAQYSDQYHGEVLSDLAVERIYEAEIFDACRPGTYMGFWQMLAVSSVLQVSLWSVYPQYGGYTVRHHLHQIITPRTAPMEAGQPIVHGIMWTHTQGKHLPASQWSPNHFVVCLPTNYVQRQESKDVQQESSTMKLGDFVLVGISTDRNVTKYVAQISRLTEEGGWGVYLKAVGGGKWKFPGKMSEFFLPQCDILTVLQDYVMSQEGRTVLYKFEM, encoded by the exons ATGGATTCATCTGCAATTTTTGCAACGCTGCAGTCATTTAGAGATTTTGAAACCCTGCAACATGCTGCCGTAGGCCTTCATGACAAGTTGAGACCAGTTACCATGCGACAGCTGCAAGGTCACAGCTTGAGGGTAGATGCAATATCCAAAGACTTGTATCCTTCAGATGGCCCCAACTTCACCCCATTTTCCATCTATGGAGATGGCAATTGTTTGCCACGGTGTTGCTCCCTGCTAGCTTATGGAACAGAAGAGCACCACTTGGAAATGAGGGTCAGGATTGTCATTGAGTTGGCTGTTAACAAGGCACATTATCTGAGTTACCCTGTGGCAAGATTTTGCGCCCAGTACTCTGACCAATATCATGGGGAGGTGCTGTCTGATCTAGCAGTGGAGAGGATCTATGAAGCTGAAATTTTTGACGCCTGCAGGCCTGGAACATACATGGGCTTCTGGCAGATGCTTGCTGTCAGCTCCGTTCTACAGGTTTCCTTGTGGTCGGTTTATCCACAGTATGGTGGGTACACTGTGAGGCACCATCTGCACCAAATCATCACACCCAGGACAGCGCCGATGGAAGCTGGGCAGCCCATCGTGCATGGCATCATGTGGACACATACGCAGGGCAAACATTTGCCAGCAAGCCAGTGGAGTCCAAACcactttgtggtttgtttgccaACAAATT ATGTGCAAAGACAAGAGTCCAAAGATGTGCAGCAAGAATCATCAACGATGAAGCTTGGCGACTTTGTTCTGGTGGGCATTTCAACAGACAGAAATGTCACCAAGTATGTTGCACAG ATTTCCAGGTTGACCGAGGAAGGTGGATGGGGTGTATACCTGAAGGCAGTTGGAGGTGGAAAATGGAAGTTTCCTGGCAAAATGTCTGAATTTTTTCTGCCGCAGTGCGACATTCTCACTGTACttcaagactatgttatgtcaCAAGAAGGCAGAACAGTGTTGTATAAATTTGAAATGTAA
- the LOC138951571 gene encoding ADP-ribose glycohydrolase OARD1-like — protein MSVLRNLWTEEQVEKLYHANLLKLYRDRQWRQGQPVVGFELTEIRGDLFSCEPDDAMAHCVSEDLEMGKGIAVYFKQSFGKVDQLRAQNKKVGEVAVLRVGASYVYYMITKKRYFHKPSYKTLRSSMEAMRDHCKQNNVASLAMPQIGCGLDELNWSAVLEIIKEVFKNTGITVKIYTFGG, from the coding sequence ATGTCTGTTCTTCGCAACCTATGGACGGAAGAGCAAGTCGAGAAGCTGTACCACGCCAATCTTCTCAAGttgtacagagacagacaatggCGACAGGGTCAACCTGTTGTGGGGTTTGAGCTAACAGAGATCAGAGGCGACCTTTTCAGCTGTGAACCTGATGATGCTATGGCCCACTGCGTCAGTGAAGATCTTGAGATGGGAAAAGGCATTGCCGTTTACTTCAAGCAATCGTTTGGAAAAGTTGATCAACTTAGAGCACAAAACAAGAAGGTGGGAGAGGTAGCTGTACTACGGGTAGGTGCTTCCTACGTTTACTACATGATCACCAAGAAACGCTACTTTCACAAACCCTCCTACAAAACGCTGCGGTCCTCCATGGAAGCTATGAGGGACCACTGCAAGCAGAACAATGTCGCTTCCCTGGCCATGCCGCAGATCGGATGTGGATTGGACGAGCTGAACTGGAGCGCCGTCCTTGAGATAATCAAGGAAGTCTTCAAGAACACAGGCATAACTGTTAAGATCTACACCTTCGGGGGCTAA
- the LOC138949858 gene encoding piggyBac transposable element-derived protein 4-like, with amino-acid sequence MESSSESENEEHFVGFDIADIPVRPDAPESDIDVSDVSSVHTSDLSDWDDRNSDSESDFEEQAPVPTDRFGWASVTTPIAITPFGPRVIGPKTDDLGNNPNQLDFFFLLFKPAMIDSIVTQTNKYAREKIANKPNGIDPHWREDTTAEEVKAFFGVLILMGIHNLPRDDMYWSADDRLGVPGVNKVMSLKRYQKLKEFIHLADNDHLPDPADVNRDRLFKVRDLLDMANQSFLEHYTPDCDISIDEAMVAFKGRSTLRMYMPIKPIKWGMKVWCAAESNTGYLLQFEVYTGRRADGTQHGLGHDVVMRLSSPFFGLHHHLYFDNFFSSVTLMTDLLAEGTYACATVRSNRVGLPVGMKQHRKLTKGQSLVFQKDNTLASVWHDKRDVNFLSTNCSNEDNSVLRWDRTQQARVAVPCPSVVKLYNQHMGGVDNSDQMRGYYNTVQKSHKYWRYLMSFVFDACINNAYILYDQTVLDKPKTRYALLDFRLDLADHLIGGFSSRKKLAPKRKAQIVNEANIGVHTLIKFDGRKRACITCKNLRRRTPTGRAVESSYGCGICQLNFCRDTCFPQHLGAVPVDEIV; translated from the coding sequence ATGGAAAGTTCTAGCGAATCTGAAAACGAGGAACACTTCGTCGGTTTCGATATTGCGGACATTCCAGTTCGTCCTGATGCACCAGAATCGGACATTGATGTCAGTGATGTCAGTAGTGTGCATACTTCTGATTTGTCCGACTGGGACGATCGTAACAGTGATTCCGAAAGTGATTTTGAGGAGCAAGCTCCGGTTCCAACTGACCGATTTGGATGGGCTTCGGTGACGACGCCAATCGCCATCACACCCTTTGGTCCCCGAGTTATTGGCCCCAAAACCGATGATTTGGGGAATAATCCGAACCAgcttgactttttttttctgctGTTCAAGCCAGCAATGATCGACAGCATCGTCACTCAGACAAACAAGTATGCGAGGGAGAAAATCGCCAACAAACCAAACGGCATCGATCCACATTGGCGTGAGGACACCACTGCAGAGGAAGTGAAagctttttttggtgttttgattttgatggGGATTCACAACCTCCCAAGAGACGACATGTATTGGAGTGCTGACGATCGTCTTGGTGTGCCAGGTGTAAACAAAGTGATGTCTTTGAAGCGCTACCAAAAGCTGAAAGAATTCATTCACCTGGCAGACAATGACCACCTACCTGACCCAGCAGATGTAAACAGAGACCGCCTCTTCAAAGTTAGGGATTTGCTAGACATGGCAAACCAGTCTTTCCTGGAGCACTACACCCCTGACTGTGACATCAGTATTGATGAGGCCATGGTGGCTTTCAAGGGAAGAAGCACACTACGCATGTATATGCCCATCAAACCCATCAAATGGGGCATGAAAGTGTGGTGTGCTGCCGAATCCAACACAGGATATCTTCTCCAGTTTGAAGTGTACACGGGGAGGAGAGCTGATGGCACACAACATGGTCTGGGCCATGATGTGGTGATGAGACTGTCTTCCCCTTTCTTTGGACTGCATCATCACCTgtattttgacaattttttttcctCTGTGACGCTGATGACAGATCTACTGGCAGAAGGCACATACGCGTGTGCCACCGTCCGATCCAACCGGGTTGGCCTGCCAGTAGGCATGAAGCAGCACCGAAAGCTGACAAAGGGGCAGAGCCTTGTCTTTCAGAAGGACAACACACTGGCATCAGTTTGGCACGACAAGAGAGATGTCAACTTCCTCTCTACCAACTGCAGCAACGAAGACAACAGTGTGCTGAGGTGGGACCGGACCCAGCAAGCCAGAGTTGCCGTGCCATGCCCATCCGTTGTCAAGCTCTACAATCAACACATGGGCGGAGTTGACAACTCAGACCAAATGCGAGGCTACTACAACACTGTGCAGAAGAGCCACAAATACTGGAGATACTTGATGAGCTTTGTGTTCGACGCCTGCATCAACAATGCCTACATTCTGTACGACCAGACAGTGTTGGACAAACCCAAGACGCGCTACGCCCTCCTCGACTTCCGTCTTGATCTTGCGGATCACCTCATTGGGGGATTTTCTTCGAGGAAAAAGCTTGCACCCAAGAGAAAGGCACAGATAGTCAACGAGGCCAACATTGGAGTACACACACTCATCAAGTTTGATGGCAGAAAGCGTGCCTGCATCACCTGCAAGAACCTGAGGAGACGGACCCCAACTGGGCGTGCAGTTGAGTCGAGCTACGGCTGTGGCATCTGCCAATTAAACTTCTGCAGGGACACTTGCTTTCCTCAACATCTTGGTGCAGTGCCAGTGGATGAAATTGTGTAA